Part of the Vicinamibacteria bacterium genome, CTTTTTCCGGGCGGAAACGCTTCCGGAGCTGGACCAGGAGGGGGTGTTGGACTTCGAGCTTCCGTGGAAGCTGGGTCCCTGCGCGGCCCGCTTCCGAGTCGTCTGGTTGACCGCGGAGGGGCCGGAAACGTTCCGCGGTGCAGGGCTTCGATTCGACTCGCTCGTCGGAGACAGCCGAAGCAACCTGGACGCCTACATCCGACAATTCGAGGAGCTCGTCGGACAAATCGGTGTCGAAGCCAACGAAAAAAAGGAGATGTAATGTCCACGAAACTCATCGAACCCTACGGCGGGACACTCTGCGACCTGGTCTCGGAGCCCGAACGCCAGAGCGAGTTGAAGGCTCTGTCCCGCGAGTGGCCCTCCTGGGATCTGACGCCGCGACAACTCTGCGACCTGGAGCTGCTGTTGAACGGGGGATTCTCTCCGCTCAAAGGGTTCATGACGAAATCCGACTTCGATCCCGTTTGCTCGGATATGCGCCTTTCGGATGGAGTCCTCTGGCCGATCCCCATCACCCTCGATCTCCCCGAGGATGTCGCGAAGAAGCTCGATCCTGGAAGCGTTCTCGCGCTCCGGGACCCCGAGGGAGTGATGCTCGCAGCCCTTCACGTGGAGGACGTGTGGCGGCCAGACCGGCCGGAGGAGGCCGAGGCTGTCTTCGGGACCGGAAATACGGAGCACCCAGGCGTTCTCTACACGACGCAGAAAACCCATCCCTTCTACGTCGGCGGGCGCCTCGAGGGACTCGAGCTGCCGATCCATTACGACTTCCGCCCGTTGCGCCAGACGCCTTCGAGCTTGCGGGAGGAGTTCGTCCGCATGGGATGGACGCGCGTCGTCGCATTCCAGACCCGGAATCCCATGCACCGTGCCCACCACGAGCTGACGTTGCGGGCGGCGAAGGAAGTCGAAGCGAATCTTCTCATCCATCCGGTGGTCGGCATGACCAAGCCGGGAGACCTCGATCACTACACTCGGGTGCGCT contains:
- the sat gene encoding sulfate adenylyltransferase encodes the protein MSTKLIEPYGGTLCDLVSEPERQSELKALSREWPSWDLTPRQLCDLELLLNGGFSPLKGFMTKSDFDPVCSDMRLSDGVLWPIPITLDLPEDVAKKLDPGSVLALRDPEGVMLAALHVEDVWRPDRPEEAEAVFGTGNTEHPGVLYTTQKTHPFYVGGRLEGLELPIHYDFRPLRQTPSSLREEFVRMGWTRVVAFQTRNPMHRAHHELTLRAAKEVEANLLIHPVVGMTKPGDLDHYTRVRCYQALSTHYPRNTAKISLLPLAMRMGGPREAVWHSIIRRNYGCTHFIVGRDHAGPGKDSSGKPFYGPYDAQGLVNEHEAELGVTIVPFRNMVYVEDQGRYFPDDEVPQGTRFLSISGTELRQRLADGRELPEWFTFREVAQELRRTHPPRQKQGFTVFFTGLSGAGKSTVANVLL